One region of Danio rerio strain Tuebingen ecotype United States chromosome 5, GRCz12tu, whole genome shotgun sequence genomic DNA includes:
- the ifitm1 gene encoding interferon-induced transmembrane protein 1 yields MQSYPLRGNPMQDDKTCNGQPVVVSMPAQKLDDDIIFSTFNFHYCNPCCLGFGAFYNSVKARDRRLLGDYASASTYGTRARRLNIASVILGVLYGILLIVILVYAYQLSRFSHQ; encoded by the exons ATGCAGAGCTACCCGCTTAGAGGAAACCCAATGCAGGATGACAAAACCTGCAACGGTCAGCCAGTGGTTGTGTCCATGCCTGCACAAAAATTAGATGATGATATCATTTTTTCCACATTCAATTTTCACTACTGCAACCCTTGTTGTCTTGGGTTTGGAGCCTTTTACAACTCAGTGAAG GCCAGAGACCGCAGATTGCTTGGAGACTATGCATCAGCGAGCACGTACGGCACTAGAGCTCGACGTCTGAACATCGCTTCTGTTATTCTTGGCGTCCTCTATGGCATTTTACTGATTGTCATCCTTGTCTATGCTTATCAGCTTAGTCGTTTTAGCCACCAATAA